In the genome of Kitasatospora cathayae, one region contains:
- a CDS encoding 5'-3' exonuclease, whose translation MLLDSASLYFRAYYGVPDTLRSPQGEPVNAVRGLLDFIARLVHDHRPDQLVACMDADWRPQWRVDLVPSYKTHRVAEAAVDGEEAVPDTLAPQVPVIEQVLDALGIARVGSPGYEADDVIGTLTARAKGPVQIVTGDRDLFQLVDDARQITVLYPVKGMGNLQTTDDALLLEKYGVRGAQYADMAALRGDPSDGLPGVKGIGEKTAAQLINEYGDLAAIRAAALDVASKLTPARRRNIVEGAAYLDVAPTVVRVASDAPLPDFDPALPREPLDPMTLEHLSTRWGLGTSLDRLLEALATR comes from the coding sequence ATGCTGCTCGACTCCGCCAGCCTGTACTTCCGCGCCTACTACGGCGTACCGGACACCCTGCGCTCGCCGCAGGGCGAGCCGGTCAACGCCGTCCGCGGCCTGCTGGACTTCATCGCCCGGCTGGTCCACGACCACCGGCCCGATCAGTTGGTGGCCTGCATGGACGCCGACTGGCGCCCCCAGTGGCGGGTGGACCTCGTCCCCTCCTACAAGACCCACCGGGTCGCCGAGGCGGCCGTCGACGGCGAGGAGGCGGTGCCGGACACCCTCGCCCCGCAGGTCCCGGTGATCGAGCAGGTGCTGGACGCCCTCGGCATCGCCCGGGTCGGCTCCCCCGGCTACGAGGCCGACGACGTCATCGGCACCCTCACCGCCCGCGCCAAGGGCCCGGTGCAGATCGTCACCGGCGACCGTGACCTCTTCCAACTGGTCGACGACGCCCGGCAGATCACCGTGCTCTACCCGGTCAAGGGCATGGGCAACCTGCAGACCACCGACGACGCGCTGCTGCTCGAGAAGTACGGCGTGCGCGGCGCCCAGTACGCCGACATGGCCGCCCTGCGCGGCGACCCGTCGGACGGCCTGCCCGGTGTCAAGGGGATCGGCGAGAAGACCGCCGCCCAACTGATCAACGAGTACGGCGACCTCGCGGCCATCCGCGCCGCCGCCCTCGACGTCGCCTCCAAGCTCACCCCCGCCCGCCGCCGCAACATCGTCGAGGGCGCCGCCTACCTCGACGTCGCCCCCACCGTCGTCCGCGTCGCCTCCGACGCCCCCCTCCCCGACTTCGACCCCGCCCTCCCCCGCGAACCCCTCGACCCGATGACCCTCGAACACCTCTCCACCCGCTGGGGCCTCGGCACCTCCCTGGACCGCCTCCTGGAGGCTCTCGCCACGCGCTGA
- a CDS encoding DUF2510 domain-containing protein encodes MSEQIPAGWYPDPKDTASDPRPQRWWDGKGWTAETRPAPSDAPQPEPPAAAAPAPETAEQPRVLEGEVLDGGPTVRYPEPPPFGAGYGATPAQPPRKAWRKPSKLVVATAVAAVLGLGAGSGITYLAMDGKHDGGPKHSAARAQPAPNDGGDGLFGFPGLGGGNGKGGGNGKGGGNGSGKARPGAGKAIDLVNGLTLPVPSGWQAGTTKDGYAALTIGDYKCPDGSDCTLGGANTGRIDGGGTDPQAAAKADIDRAAKDAYRDITGHQELKSEAVKVNGQDGYLVRWKVDVAKGNSGYVETVVFPSTDGKNLISVHFGFDIADKAPDVAVMDTIVKGIADFKGKIPSLPGKPGSGGGSGSGSSPDGSGTETT; translated from the coding sequence GTGAGTGAGCAGATTCCCGCCGGGTGGTACCCGGACCCGAAGGACACCGCCAGCGACCCGAGACCGCAGCGCTGGTGGGACGGCAAGGGCTGGACGGCCGAGACCCGGCCCGCACCCTCGGACGCCCCGCAGCCGGAGCCCCCGGCCGCCGCGGCCCCGGCGCCGGAGACGGCGGAGCAGCCCAGGGTGCTGGAGGGCGAGGTCCTGGACGGCGGGCCGACGGTCCGCTACCCGGAGCCGCCGCCGTTCGGCGCCGGGTACGGCGCGACGCCCGCCCAACCGCCGCGCAAGGCCTGGCGCAAGCCCTCCAAGCTGGTGGTGGCCACCGCCGTGGCCGCCGTGCTGGGCCTCGGCGCCGGCTCGGGGATCACCTACCTGGCGATGGACGGGAAGCACGACGGCGGCCCGAAGCACAGCGCCGCCCGGGCCCAGCCCGCGCCGAACGACGGCGGGGACGGGCTGTTCGGCTTCCCGGGCCTCGGCGGCGGAAACGGCAAGGGCGGGGGGAACGGCAAGGGCGGCGGGAATGGCAGCGGGAAGGCCAGGCCGGGCGCCGGGAAGGCGATCGACCTGGTGAACGGGCTCACCCTGCCCGTCCCCTCCGGCTGGCAGGCCGGCACGACCAAGGACGGCTACGCCGCGCTGACCATCGGCGACTACAAGTGCCCGGACGGCTCCGACTGCACGCTCGGCGGGGCGAACACCGGCCGGATCGACGGGGGCGGCACCGATCCCCAGGCGGCGGCCAAGGCGGACATCGACCGCGCCGCCAAGGACGCCTACCGCGACATCACCGGGCACCAGGAGCTCAAGTCCGAGGCCGTGAAGGTCAACGGCCAGGACGGCTACCTGGTCCGCTGGAAGGTGGACGTGGCCAAGGGCAACAGCGGCTACGTGGAGACCGTGGTCTTCCCGTCCACCGACGGCAAGAACCTGATCTCGGTGCACTTCGGCTTCGACATCGCCGACAAGGCGCCGGACGTCGCGGTGATGGACACCATCGTCAAGGGCATCGCCGACTTCAAGGGCAAGATCCCGAGCCTCCCCGGCAAGCCGGGCTCCGGCGGCGGTTCCGGTTCCGGCAGCAGCCCCGACGGCTCCGGCACCGAGACCACCTGA
- a CDS encoding cation diffusion facilitator family transporter: MAGHEHSHDHAHDHLTAPGRSHNHGNGHGGHSHGGHGGHSHGVAADADRRWLVSALALILVFMAGEVVVGFAAQSLALISDAAHMLTDAASIVLALVAMRLAARPARGGYTYGLKRAEILSAQANGVTLLVLSAWLGYEAITRLIEPPEVTGSLVLATALIGIVVNLAATWCMSKANRSSLNVEGAFQHVLTDLYAFVATAVAGVIMLTTGFVRADAIASLIVVALMLKAGIGLVRDSGRIFLEAAPAGIDPDAVADRLVTEPLVEEIHDLHIWEITSNQPALSAHILVTPGGDCHAVRRALQRRLAQEYGITHSTLQVDHVGEDEAGALLQIAAPGDPAAEHCADAHGPVHRAGPHEH; encoded by the coding sequence ATGGCCGGGCACGAGCATTCCCATGACCATGCGCATGACCACCTGACCGCGCCCGGCCGCAGTCACAACCACGGCAACGGGCACGGCGGCCACTCGCACGGCGGCCACGGCGGCCACTCGCACGGCGTCGCCGCCGACGCCGACCGCCGCTGGCTGGTCAGCGCCCTCGCCCTGATCCTCGTCTTCATGGCCGGCGAGGTCGTGGTCGGCTTCGCCGCCCAGTCGCTGGCCCTGATCTCGGACGCGGCGCACATGCTCACCGACGCCGCCTCGATCGTGCTCGCCCTGGTCGCCATGCGGCTCGCCGCCCGCCCGGCCCGAGGCGGCTACACGTACGGGCTCAAGCGTGCCGAGATCCTCTCCGCGCAGGCCAACGGCGTGACGCTGCTGGTGCTGTCCGCCTGGCTCGGCTACGAGGCGATCACCCGGCTGATCGAGCCGCCCGAGGTCACCGGCTCACTGGTGCTGGCCACCGCGCTGATCGGGATCGTGGTCAACCTGGCCGCCACCTGGTGCATGTCGAAGGCCAACCGCAGCTCGCTGAACGTCGAGGGCGCCTTCCAGCACGTGCTCACCGACCTGTACGCCTTCGTCGCCACCGCCGTGGCCGGTGTGATCATGCTGACCACCGGCTTCGTCCGGGCCGACGCCATCGCCTCGCTGATCGTCGTCGCGCTGATGCTCAAGGCGGGCATCGGCCTGGTCCGGGACTCCGGGCGGATCTTCCTGGAGGCCGCCCCCGCCGGGATCGACCCGGACGCGGTGGCCGACCGGCTGGTCACCGAGCCGCTGGTCGAGGAGATCCACGACCTGCACATCTGGGAGATCACCTCCAACCAGCCGGCCCTGTCCGCGCACATCCTGGTCACCCCCGGCGGCGACTGCCACGCCGTCCGGCGCGCACTGCAGCGCCGACTGGCCCAGGAGTACGGCATCACCCACAGCACCCTCCAGGTCGACCACGTCGGCGAGGACGAGGCCGGCGCGCTGCTGCAGATCGCCGCCCCGGGCGATCCGGCCGCCGAACACTGCGCCGACGCCCACGGCCCGGTGCACCGCGCCGGCCCGCACGAGCACTGA
- a CDS encoding 3-oxoacyl-ACP reductase has protein sequence MSENDVVCRRLVGRTAVVTGAGSGIGLAAARRLASEGAKVVCADLDEETGRAAAKETGGLFVHTDVTDPYMVEALFDEAYETYGSVDVAFNNAGISPPEDDSILTTGLDAWRKVQEVNLTSVYLCCKAALPYMRRHGRGSVINTASFVARMGAATSQISYTASKGGVLAMSRELGVQFAREGIRVNALSPGPVDTPLLRELFAKDPERAARRLVHIPLGRFARAEEIAAAVAFLASDDSSFITASEFLVDGGISGAYVTPL, from the coding sequence ATGAGCGAGAACGACGTCGTCTGCCGCCGCCTGGTCGGCCGCACCGCCGTGGTCACCGGCGCGGGCAGCGGGATCGGCCTGGCAGCCGCCCGCCGGCTCGCCTCCGAGGGGGCGAAGGTGGTCTGCGCGGACCTGGACGAGGAGACCGGACGGGCGGCCGCCAAGGAGACCGGCGGGCTGTTCGTGCACACCGACGTCACCGACCCGTACATGGTCGAGGCGCTGTTCGACGAGGCGTACGAGACCTACGGCAGCGTGGACGTCGCCTTCAACAACGCGGGCATCTCGCCGCCGGAGGACGACTCGATCCTGACCACCGGCCTGGACGCCTGGCGCAAGGTCCAGGAGGTCAACCTGACCTCGGTCTACCTGTGCTGCAAGGCCGCGCTGCCGTACATGCGCCGGCACGGGCGCGGCTCGGTCATCAACACCGCCAGCTTCGTGGCCCGGATGGGCGCGGCCACCTCGCAGATCTCGTACACCGCCTCCAAGGGCGGGGTGCTGGCGATGTCCCGCGAGCTGGGCGTGCAGTTCGCCCGGGAGGGGATCCGGGTGAACGCGCTGTCGCCCGGGCCGGTGGACACCCCGCTGCTGCGCGAGCTGTTCGCCAAGGACCCGGAGCGGGCCGCCCGCCGGCTGGTGCACATCCCGCTCGGCCGGTTCGCCCGGGCCGAGGAGATCGCCGCCGCGGTGGCCTTCCTGGCCAGCGACGACTCCTCGTTCATCACCGCGAGCGAGTTCCTGGTGGACGGCGGCATCTCCGGGGCGTACGTCACCCCGTTGTAG
- a CDS encoding gamma-glutamyl-gamma-aminobutyrate hydrolase family protein: MDRRPFIGVSTYLVDASWSDWRDRRVALVPERYTAYVQDSGGIAVLLPPDAPERAPEVLARLDALVIVGGPDIDPAYYGEPAHPLTEVDSPQRDAWEVALLRGALAAGMPVLGICRGMQILNVVCGGTLVQHLPDVVDVDVHGGSPGRYGTHLVRPVPGTLVGGLLPESELEVPTFHHQAVGRLGTGLRVGALAPDGTVEAVEGPGFTVGVQWHPEQGDDLRVMRALVQAATAAALDAVSLDAASLDAVALG, encoded by the coding sequence ATGGATCGCAGGCCTTTCATCGGCGTCAGCACCTACCTGGTGGACGCGAGTTGGAGCGACTGGCGGGACCGGCGCGTCGCCCTGGTGCCGGAGCGGTACACCGCGTACGTGCAGGACTCCGGCGGCATCGCCGTTCTGCTTCCGCCCGACGCCCCCGAGCGCGCGCCCGAGGTGCTCGCCCGGCTCGACGCCCTCGTCATCGTCGGCGGGCCGGACATCGACCCGGCCTACTACGGGGAGCCGGCCCACCCGTTGACGGAGGTGGACTCGCCGCAGCGGGACGCCTGGGAGGTCGCCCTGCTGCGCGGCGCCCTGGCGGCGGGCATGCCGGTGCTGGGCATCTGCCGGGGGATGCAGATCCTGAACGTGGTCTGCGGCGGGACGCTGGTGCAGCACCTGCCGGACGTCGTGGACGTCGACGTCCACGGCGGTTCGCCGGGGCGCTACGGCACCCACCTGGTGCGGCCCGTACCGGGGACCCTGGTCGGCGGGCTGCTGCCGGAGAGCGAACTGGAGGTGCCGACCTTCCACCACCAGGCGGTCGGCCGGCTGGGCACGGGGCTGCGGGTGGGTGCCCTCGCCCCGGACGGAACGGTGGAGGCGGTCGAGGGGCCGGGGTTCACGGTGGGGGTGCAGTGGCACCCGGAGCAGGGCGACGACCTGCGGGTGATGCGGGCCCTGGTCCAGGCCGCCACCGCGGCGGCGCTGGACGCGGTGTCGCTGGACGCAGCGTCGCTGGACGCGGTGGCGCTGGGCTGA
- a CDS encoding glutamine synthetase family protein encodes MPENAATGSRPRPPLTLDELRTLVDAGEVHTVALAFTDMQGRLQGKRFAARFFLDEVAEHGAEACDYLLAVDVDLNTVDGYAFSSWATGYGDFAMRPDLGTLRLTPWQPGTAQVTADLARHGGHPVDAAPRQLLRRQIARLAEYGLAADIGTELEFLVFRDTYEQAWLGGYRGLTPANLYNVDYSMLGTARVEPLLSRIRNEMAGAGLTVESAKGECNLGQHEIAFRYADALTTCDQHSVYKTGAKEIAAQQGCALTFMAKYDEREGNSCHIHLSLRDAVGAPAFADRDGRMTDTMRHFLAGQLVALREFSLLYAPNINSYKRYRPGSFAPTAVAWGRDNRTCAYRVVGHGPGLRMENRVPGGDVNPYLAVAGMIAAGLHGLQRKLDLPAPCLGNAYAVEEYPRVPGSLREAAELWGQSELARTAFGDDVVEHYLNMARVEQAAYDGAVTDWERYRSFERM; translated from the coding sequence ATGCCCGAGAACGCCGCCACGGGATCGCGGCCCCGGCCGCCACTGACCCTGGACGAACTGCGCACCCTGGTGGACGCGGGCGAGGTGCACACCGTCGCGCTCGCCTTCACCGACATGCAGGGCCGCCTGCAGGGCAAACGATTCGCCGCCCGCTTCTTCCTCGACGAGGTGGCGGAGCACGGCGCCGAGGCCTGCGACTACCTGCTGGCCGTGGACGTGGACCTGAACACCGTGGACGGCTACGCCTTCTCCTCCTGGGCCACCGGCTACGGCGACTTCGCGATGCGCCCCGACCTCGGCACCCTGCGGCTGACCCCCTGGCAGCCCGGCACCGCCCAGGTCACCGCCGACCTGGCCCGGCACGGCGGCCACCCGGTGGACGCCGCCCCGCGCCAGCTGCTGCGCCGCCAGATCGCCCGGCTCGCCGAGTACGGACTGGCCGCGGACATCGGCACCGAACTGGAGTTCCTGGTCTTCCGCGACACCTACGAGCAGGCCTGGCTGGGCGGTTACCGCGGCCTGACCCCGGCGAACCTCTACAACGTGGACTACTCGATGCTCGGCACCGCCCGCGTCGAGCCGCTGCTGTCCCGGATCCGCAACGAGATGGCGGGCGCCGGGCTGACCGTCGAGTCCGCCAAGGGCGAGTGCAACCTGGGCCAGCACGAGATCGCCTTCCGCTACGCCGACGCCCTCACCACCTGCGACCAGCACAGCGTCTACAAGACCGGCGCCAAGGAGATCGCCGCCCAACAGGGCTGCGCGCTCACCTTCATGGCCAAGTACGACGAGCGCGAGGGCAACAGCTGCCACATCCACCTGTCGCTGCGCGACGCCGTCGGCGCCCCCGCCTTCGCGGACCGGGACGGCCGGATGACCGACACCATGCGGCACTTCCTGGCCGGACAGCTCGTCGCGCTGCGCGAGTTCAGCCTGCTGTACGCGCCGAACATCAACTCCTACAAGCGCTACCGCCCGGGCTCCTTCGCCCCGACGGCCGTCGCCTGGGGCCGGGACAACCGCACCTGCGCCTACCGGGTGGTCGGCCACGGCCCGGGCCTGCGGATGGAGAACCGGGTGCCCGGCGGCGACGTCAATCCCTACCTCGCGGTGGCCGGGATGATCGCGGCCGGCCTGCACGGACTGCAGCGCAAACTCGACCTGCCCGCGCCCTGCCTGGGCAACGCCTACGCCGTGGAGGAGTACCCCCGGGTGCCCGGATCCCTGCGCGAGGCGGCCGAGTTGTGGGGGCAGAGCGAGCTGGCCCGGACGGCCTTCGGCGACGACGTGGTCGAGCACTACCTGAACATGGCCCGGGTCGAACAGGCCGCCTACGACGGGGCCGTCACCGACTGGGAGCGCTACCGGTCCTTCGAACGGATGTGA